The genomic window TTAAGTTCTTAAATGAAAACCCAAGGTACAACACCGCACTTCAACATCAGGGGAATGCAGAGAACTTCATTAACGGTATCCATCAAGCGGGTTATGCAACAGACCCTGGCTATGCGAATAAGGTATTACGAGTGAAAGCCAAAATTGATCAGATGGATTAGAGTATAAATTGCACATCTAGGGCTTGCCATTGGCAAGCTTTTTTTGTTTTTTAATGCCAGATTTATGTGATTATGCGTTCCCTTTCTTTGTCGTTCTTTACTCCGTTTTATCGCTAGCAACACTGAGTTATTTGTTGGCATATAACTTGCTTTTATTGTAATGGTTAATCAGCACATCCTGATTTTGTTACGTTTTTTGGGGGCATTATGGCGTCGGATCTTTTGAATGTAGGAGCACAAAGTGTTCTTACGGCTCAAAGACAGTTGAACACCACCGGTCATAACATTTCTAACGCCAACACAGAGGGCTATAGCCGCCAATCTGTGATCCAAGGTACGAACGACCCACGACAGTTCGGTGGTCAAACTTACGGTATGGGCGTGCATGTGGACAATGTTCGCCGCTCTTGGGATCAGTTTGCCGTCAAAGAACTTAATCTATCGACAACCAATGCCGCTAATAAGAGTGATAATGAGGCTAACCTCGACTTATTATCTGGAATGTTGTCATCGGTTGCTTCAAAGAAAATTCCAGAAAACCTTAATGAGTGGTTTGATTCTGTTAAAACATTGGCGGATACCCCGAATGATGTGGGTGCGCGTCAAGTGGTGTTGGAAGATGCAGGGCAGATCAGCAAAACATTAAATGAGTTTCATGAAACAGTACGGCAACAGTCTGAATCTACGAATAAAAAGTTAGATATGGGTATTAAACGACTGAACCAGCTCGCCTACGAGATTCGTGATGTACAGCGTTTAATGATGCGAACTCCAGGGCCTCATAATGACCTACTAGATAAACATGAAAAGCTGATTAATGAGCTTTCTGGTTATACCAAAGTGACCGTGACGCCACGTTCTAATGCCGAAGGGTTTAATGTTCATATCGGGAACGGCCATACCTTGGTCTCTGGCAGTGAAGCAAGCCAATTAAAAATGATTGATGGAGTACCGGATGCTCATCAACGTCGTTTGGCGATTGTCGAAGGCAAGTCTTTGAAACCGATCACAAGCCGTGACATTGATGGAAAAATTGGGGCCATGTTAGACATGCGAGACGAACATATTCCAGCCGTCATGGACGAATTGGGTCGTTTGGCGACCGCTTTTTCATATGAAGTTAATGCGTTGCAATCGCAAGGCCTGGATCTTGATGGCAATGTTGGTAAAAACTTGTTTACCGATGTGAACTCTGAGCGAGTAGCGAAATCTCGTGTAACGGCCAGTGGACCATCTAAGGCGGATATCGCGGTATATATCGATAAAATATCGGCCCTAAAAGGCGGCGAATATGGCCTGAGGTATGATGGCAGCGATTACATCGTAACGAAGCCGAATGGCGAAGCCGTTAAAGTGGGTGTCAATTCAAGTGACAACTCTTTTTATCTCGATGGGATGCGAGTCGAGGTGCGCAATCCGCCTGAAATCGGAGAAAAATTACTGTTGCGTCCAACCCGTAATTTTGCGGCTCAAATACAAATAGAAACGGAAGATCCGCGAGACATTGCCGCGCAAAGCTATGAGGCGTCCACGACATTTGCCAAAGGGACGGCTGATTTTAATATTTTAGCGGCCGGTCAACTGCGTGAGTTTGAAGTCGTTGTGTCGCCAAAAGGAGAACAGTTCGCGGTAACCGATCCTAAGGGTAACATTCTAATGCAGCCTCAACCGTACCCGCCCAAAGGGCCTGTGACCATCAATGGCACAACGTTTGAGTTGACTTCGGGGGCTCTGGCAAACGATAAGTTTACCGTCAATCTGGTCCCATCTGAAGGTGATAATGGCAACTTGCGTAAGCTACAAAATCTACAAACTGGAAAACTACTGAACAATGGTGAGTCTACGATTTTAGATATTTACCATAACTTAAATACCAATACGGGTTTAAAGGCTTCAACGGCAAACCGTTTGAGCGATATGGCGACATTGGAAAAAGAGTCAGCCCAAGAGCGGATAGCTTCGGTATCGGGAGTAAACCTCGATGAAGAAGCGGCAAATATGATGAAATTTCAGCAAGCGTACATGGCTTCTTCTCGCATCATGCAAGCGGCCAACGATACGTTCAATACTATTTTAGCTCTGAGGTAGGAGGTATAAATGTTGAGTCGTATTTCTAGCTTCCATAATTATCAATCTGTTCAGAATGACTTGCGCCGTCAAGAGAACAAGATACATCACAACCAAGCACAATTGGCTTCAGGCAAGAAGTTACAATCGCCAAGTGATGATCCTCTGGCAATCCATTATATACAAAATATTGGGCAGCAATCCGAGCAGTTAAAACAATATATTGACGCGATCACACTGGTTCGAAATCGTCTAGAACATCATGAAGTTATGCTCGCTAACTCAGAAGAGTTCGCTGATGGCGCTAAACGAACGGTAATGGAAATGATCAACGGTTCACTTTCACCGGATGATCGTTTGGCAAAGAGGCGTGAAATTCAAGAGATAGCGAATAATTTTCTACACTTAGCTAATTCTCAAGATGAGTCGGGTAACTACACTTTCGCAGGGACTAAACCGAAAAATCAACCTTTCTTTC from Vibrio artabrorum includes these protein-coding regions:
- the flgK gene encoding flagellar hook-associated protein FlgK, translating into MASDLLNVGAQSVLTAQRQLNTTGHNISNANTEGYSRQSVIQGTNDPRQFGGQTYGMGVHVDNVRRSWDQFAVKELNLSTTNAANKSDNEANLDLLSGMLSSVASKKIPENLNEWFDSVKTLADTPNDVGARQVVLEDAGQISKTLNEFHETVRQQSESTNKKLDMGIKRLNQLAYEIRDVQRLMMRTPGPHNDLLDKHEKLINELSGYTKVTVTPRSNAEGFNVHIGNGHTLVSGSEASQLKMIDGVPDAHQRRLAIVEGKSLKPITSRDIDGKIGAMLDMRDEHIPAVMDELGRLATAFSYEVNALQSQGLDLDGNVGKNLFTDVNSERVAKSRVTASGPSKADIAVYIDKISALKGGEYGLRYDGSDYIVTKPNGEAVKVGVNSSDNSFYLDGMRVEVRNPPEIGEKLLLRPTRNFAAQIQIETEDPRDIAAQSYEASTTFAKGTADFNILAAGQLREFEVVVSPKGEQFAVTDPKGNILMQPQPYPPKGPVTINGTTFELTSGALANDKFTVNLVPSEGDNGNLRKLQNLQTGKLLNNGESTILDIYHNLNTNTGLKASTANRLSDMATLEKESAQERIASVSGVNLDEEAANMMKFQQAYMASSRIMQAANDTFNTILALR